One window from the genome of Campylobacter sp. MIT 12-8780 encodes:
- a CDS encoding DUF4422 domain-containing protein: MEDKASFSHSNSNTKIKILVGYHKPAVLLKDEILTPIYLGRALATQSSKDGEMSKEDYEWMCENMIGDDTGENISHLNRYFCELTGIYWAWKNYDKLGNPDYIGFMHYRRHFIFAEGEKEFSSGYSLNFDFPDKDYINAIGLKPSMIHGVVADCDLVHPTLYKYEKNVYEQFKDLEDSHYCMDFSIWDKSIQIFYQEYPDYSDALNEYLKSNYHIWFNSFIMTRQLFFEYCEFIFKIIFKIYQQINLDNQLMSFQSQRILAFIAERFFGVFVTKYKNELKIKKYPLSQIHNTNIYRQVAPAFQKNNIPIVFSIDSNYINYLGVCIYSIIKNSSPSYCYDICILHSNLNKDTRSKISFLKQDNVSIRFIDISEFAHNQQFYTGDSHFSEATYYRFFIPSLFSAYEKLIYLDCDMIVLKDISKLYETDITNYVFAATREIGMSYYLNLYKNKKDDFYLNFVQTKMQMKNPLNYFQAGLLLYNIPECIKQNFVQKCLECLKKLKNPPTVDQDVLNAVFEGKVKFLSLKWNCAWHVKVLRENCDNVLPHNTLLEYNEALSDPYIIHYCDSVKPWSHPHLLKADIWWHYARQTPFYEEILFYNVRGGKPCGAVERVKSQLSYKLGYAMINSKNITKIILLPFNLIGLAFQYKKDRARYESLTRVNHNLKLPKLDDYKDYKESLKIKKHLSYMLGNALIKNPFTFLFKIHKIINDFNKNKELVDE; this comes from the coding sequence ATGGAAGATAAAGCTAGTTTTAGCCATTCAAACTCTAACACAAAAATAAAAATCCTAGTAGGCTATCACAAACCTGCGGTTTTGCTTAAAGATGAAATTCTTACCCCTATATACTTAGGTAGAGCTTTAGCTACACAGTCTTCTAAAGATGGAGAAATGTCTAAAGAAGATTATGAGTGGATGTGTGAAAATATGATAGGAGATGATACAGGAGAAAATATTTCTCATCTTAATCGATATTTTTGCGAACTTACTGGAATTTACTGGGCTTGGAAGAATTATGATAAGTTGGGTAATCCTGATTATATTGGGTTTATGCACTATAGGAGGCATTTTATTTTTGCTGAAGGAGAAAAAGAATTTTCTTCTGGGTATAGCTTAAATTTTGATTTTCCAGATAAGGATTATATAAACGCAATAGGACTGAAACCAAGTATGATTCATGGAGTTGTAGCAGACTGTGATTTAGTTCATCCAACCCTTTATAAATATGAAAAAAATGTTTATGAGCAATTTAAAGATTTAGAGGATTCCCATTATTGTATGGATTTTTCGATTTGGGATAAATCTATTCAAATTTTTTATCAAGAGTATCCGGACTATAGTGATGCTTTAAATGAATATTTAAAATCTAATTATCATATTTGGTTTAATAGTTTTATTATGACACGACAGCTGTTCTTTGAATATTGTGAGTTTATTTTTAAAATAATTTTTAAAATTTATCAACAAATTAATCTAGATAATCAATTAATGTCTTTTCAATCCCAAAGAATTTTAGCTTTCATTGCAGAACGTTTTTTTGGAGTTTTTGTGACAAAATATAAAAATGAGTTAAAAATAAAAAAATATCCATTATCTCAAATTCATAATACAAATATTTACAGACAAGTTGCTCCAGCTTTTCAAAAAAATAATATACCTATAGTATTTTCTATTGATTCAAATTATATAAACTATTTAGGAGTTTGCATATATTCAATAATCAAAAATTCTTCTCCAAGTTACTGTTATGATATATGCATATTGCACTCAAATTTAAATAAAGATACAAGAAGTAAAATTTCATTTCTAAAACAAGATAATGTCAGTATTCGTTTTATTGACATTTCCGAATTTGCTCACAATCAACAATTTTATACAGGTGATTCGCATTTTAGCGAAGCTACTTATTATAGGTTTTTTATTCCCTCTCTTTTTAGTGCTTATGAAAAACTTATTTATCTTGACTGCGATATGATAGTTTTAAAAGATATCAGCAAGCTTTATGAAACTGATATAACAAACTATGTTTTTGCAGCTACTAGAGAAATCGGTATGTCCTATTATTTAAATCTTTACAAAAATAAAAAAGATGATTTTTACTTAAATTTTGTTCAAACAAAAATGCAAATGAAAAACCCTCTTAATTATTTTCAGGCTGGATTGTTGCTTTATAATATACCAGAGTGTATAAAACAAAATTTTGTTCAAAAATGTCTTGAATGCTTAAAAAAGCTCAAAAATCCCCCAACTGTTGATCAAGATGTTCTTAATGCCGTATTTGAAGGTAAAGTTAAATTTCTATCTCTTAAGTGGAATTGTGCATGGCATGTAAAAGTACTTCGAGAAAATTGTGACAATGTCTTGCCTCATAATACGCTTCTTGAATACAATGAAGCCTTAAGTGATCCATATATTATACACTACTGCGATAGTGTAAAGCCGTGGTCTCATCCTCATTTGTTAAAAGCTGATATTTGGTGGCATTATGCAAGACAAACTCCTTTTTATGAGGAGATATTGTTTTATAATGTGCGAGGGGGCAAACCTTGTGGAGCCGTAGAAAGAGTAAAGTCTCAATTATCATACAAATTGGGGTATGCTATGATAAATTCTAAAAATATAACAAAGATTATATTGCTTCCTTTTAATCTAATTGGATTAGCTTTTCAATATAAGAAAGATAGAGCCCGTTACGAATCACTAACAAGAGTAAATCATAATCTAAAACTTCCCAAACTTGATGATTATAAGGATTACAAAGAGAGCTTAAAAATAAAAAAACATTTATCTTATATGTTAGGAAATGCCCTCATTAAAAATCCTTTTACTTTCTTATTTAAGATCCATAAAATAATCAATGATTTTAATAAAAATAAGGAGCTGGTAGATGAGTGA
- a CDS encoding class I SAM-dependent methyltransferase, giving the protein MSETILSQYSEMHVSQREFIIKEIQKYKPKKILELGIAAGANSVLVLKYLEENGLLDEVRLHSVDFSTFYYRDLNDLNMMKNPRLSGFLVDALVPHLRKYWNLYTPGLVAKHLNEIGKDIDFVILDTAHSLPGELLDFLMILPYLSKNAVICMDDLMFHVWYNKQGIVCNLLYLLLKGEKTLPCDSFNRPFFQNVGSCMLADGQLEHINLLTFFKALTIPWVYMPNIDDLELFKQHILKHYGMKYVEAFEEIVKIQEKWFRESENQRQEYLKQQIEFSNSLKIKEHLSYKLGQTLIKAYNNRWGGGLIKMPFELLTVIKNHKNKQGKNR; this is encoded by the coding sequence ATGAGTGAAACAATTTTATCCCAATATTCTGAAATGCATGTTAGTCAAAGAGAATTTATTATTAAAGAGATTCAAAAGTATAAACCCAAAAAAATTTTAGAACTTGGTATTGCTGCTGGAGCAAATAGTGTTTTAGTGTTGAAGTATCTAGAAGAAAATGGACTCTTGGATGAAGTAAGATTGCACTCTGTAGATTTTAGCACATTTTATTATAGAGATTTAAATGATTTAAATATGATGAAAAATCCTAGACTATCTGGCTTTTTGGTTGATGCATTAGTTCCTCATTTAAGAAAATACTGGAATTTATATACTCCTGGATTAGTTGCTAAACATCTTAATGAGATTGGCAAAGATATTGATTTTGTGATTTTAGATACTGCGCATAGTCTTCCTGGAGAATTGCTTGATTTTTTAATGATATTACCATATCTATCTAAAAATGCAGTAATTTGCATGGATGATTTAATGTTTCATGTATGGTATAACAAACAAGGAATTGTATGCAACTTGCTCTATCTTTTACTTAAAGGAGAAAAAACTCTTCCTTGCGATTCCTTTAATAGACCTTTTTTTCAAAATGTTGGATCTTGTATGCTAGCTGATGGTCAGCTAGAACATATAAATTTATTAACTTTTTTTAAGGCTTTAACAATACCTTGGGTATATATGCCAAATATCGATGATTTAGAATTATTTAAGCAACATATTTTAAAGCACTACGGAATGAAATATGTTGAAGCTTTTGAAGAAATTGTGAAAATACAAGAAAAGTGGTTTAGAGAAAGTGAAAACCAAAGACAAGAATATTTAAAACAACAAATAGAATTTAGCAATAGTTTAAAAATTAAAGAACATCTTTCCTACAAATTAGGACAAACCTTAATTAAAGCTTATAACAATCGCTGGGGGGGGGGGCTTATCAAAATGCCATTTGAGTTGCTAACAGTTATAAAAAATCACAAAAATAAGCAGGGGAAAAATAGATAA
- a CDS encoding glycosyltransferase family 8 protein, whose product MFHIVFNTDEGYLRYAAVLATSIVKNTNSNKKFEEFFKQNGCSCEIEKYTKLHYNSLNEEDKEEGYVFHLLIDNISQENQKKIEQLEQSLNDCYSYPCKFVIHLIDDKFFKDCSRTGPAINNLATYYRLRIASILSDIKTCLYLDVDMLVSCDIRELFTIDLQEKIGGVVYYTNDITIHFDPIKKDKERLVYMGKYFNSGFMLMNLEQWRKKQIEEICFNFIKNYYLSTSPDEFVLNVAINHENFIEIPLEYNFAIMFNYIGSIAFTTISVDRAKQAYKNIKIAHLTGMGLIVKPWVSFYASLVVNCQPLHYEYYDKWWFEALETPIFNKELQKIYNEITNNALEIYSKTIGNKIQQLENRIVAFETNNYERSVESIKKEVKEHLSYKLGQTLIKAYNNRWGGGLIKMPFELLTVIKNHKNK is encoded by the coding sequence ATGTTTCACATAGTATTTAATACAGACGAAGGCTATCTTAGGTATGCAGCTGTTTTAGCAACAAGTATAGTAAAAAATACTAATTCAAATAAAAAATTTGAAGAATTTTTTAAGCAAAATGGGTGTAGCTGCGAAATAGAAAAATATACTAAATTGCATTATAACTCTTTAAATGAAGAAGATAAAGAAGAAGGATATGTATTTCATCTTTTAATTGACAATATAAGTCAAGAAAACCAAAAAAAAATAGAGCAGCTAGAACAATCACTTAATGATTGCTATTCATATCCTTGCAAGTTTGTTATTCATTTAATTGATGATAAATTTTTTAAAGATTGTTCTAGAACTGGTCCAGCGATTAATAACCTTGCAACTTATTATCGCTTAAGAATAGCATCTATTTTATCCGATATAAAGACTTGCCTTTATTTAGATGTGGATATGCTAGTTTCTTGTGATATTAGAGAGCTATTTACAATTGATTTACAAGAAAAGATTGGCGGAGTTGTCTATTATACGAATGACATTACCATACATTTTGATCCCATAAAAAAAGATAAAGAAAGATTAGTTTATATGGGAAAATATTTTAATTCCGGCTTTATGCTTATGAACTTAGAACAATGGAGAAAAAAACAAATTGAAGAAATATGTTTTAACTTTATAAAAAACTATTATTTATCAACATCGCCAGATGAATTTGTTCTTAATGTGGCGATAAATCATGAAAATTTTATAGAAATACCCTTAGAATACAATTTTGCTATTATGTTTAACTATATTGGTAGTATTGCTTTTACCACAATAAGTGTAGATAGAGCAAAGCAAGCTTATAAAAATATTAAAATAGCTCATCTTACAGGTATGGGGCTTATAGTAAAACCATGGGTATCGTTTTATGCCAGCTTAGTTGTAAATTGCCAACCTTTACATTATGAATATTATGATAAATGGTGGTTTGAAGCACTTGAAACCCCTATATTTAATAAAGAATTACAAAAAATATATAACGAGATTACAAACAATGCATTAGAAATTTATAGTAAGACAATAGGAAATAAAATACAGCAACTTGAAAATCGTATTGTCGCATTTGAAACGAACAATTATGAGCGTAGTGTAGAATCCATAAAAAAAGAAGTAAAAGAACATCTTTCCTACAAATTAGGACAAACCTTAATTAAAGCTTATAACAATCGCTGGGGGGGGGGGCTTATCAAAATGCCATTTGAGTTGCTAACAGTTATAAAAAATCACAAAAATAAG